One Punica granatum isolate Tunisia-2019 chromosome 3, ASM765513v2, whole genome shotgun sequence genomic window carries:
- the LOC116198620 gene encoding 40S ribosomal protein S30, with protein MGKVHGSLARAGKVRGQTPKVAKQDKKKKPRGRAHKRMQYNRRFVTAVVGFGKKRGPNSSEK; from the exons ATGG GGAAGGTTCACGGATCGCTGGCTCGTGCGGGGAAGGTGAGGGGGCAGACGCCAAAGGTGGCCAAGCaggacaagaagaagaagccccGGGGCCGCGCCCACAAGCGGATGCAGTACAACCGCCGCTTCGTCACCGCTG TTGTTGGATTCGGTAAGAAGCGAGGACCAAACTCATCGGAAAAGTAA